Proteins from a single region of Sandaracinaceae bacterium:
- a CDS encoding phosphoglycerate dehydrogenase: MKVLVSDKLSDAGLKVLRSISGLEVEYRTGMNEDQLCEVIGDYHGLIIRSATKVTPKVIAAADNLRVVGRAGIGVDNVNIPAASKRGIVVMNTPTGNAVTTAEHAISLMTALARKIPQAVASMKAGAWEKTKFEGREMTNKTLGVIGLGNIGRIVVSRAQGLHMKVIGMDPVMTKEKAASLGVELVGFDELLERSDFITLHVPLTPETKDLFNAAAFAKMKTGAMLINAARGGIVDELALKDALESGKLGGAALDVFVKEPIPADHPLINVENALLTPHLGASTAEAQERVAVEIAQQVAEYLKDNVVKNAINVPALPAETAEQLQPYVDLAKQLGALLGQLEQVDVREIRVTCTGTAGELGVTPIARGALAGYLQQHMEEPVNPISAPFEAQERGIKLVEIRDSDARGYSTTVRVTVTGEHGIHTATGTIGQRGEARLVGLEGYEIDAVMGGTTIVMKNQDRPGVIGAVGTIMGARGINVSRMQLGLDEEKGQALALWNVDSDVPADALEALRAIPNVESVLCVRL, from the coding sequence GTGAAAGTACTCGTATCGGACAAACTCAGCGACGCAGGCCTCAAGGTCCTCCGGTCGATCTCGGGGCTCGAGGTCGAGTACCGCACCGGGATGAACGAGGACCAGCTCTGTGAGGTCATCGGCGACTACCACGGCCTCATCATCCGCTCGGCCACCAAGGTCACCCCGAAGGTCATCGCGGCGGCCGACAACCTCCGCGTCGTGGGGCGCGCCGGCATCGGCGTCGACAACGTGAACATCCCCGCCGCCAGCAAGCGCGGCATCGTGGTGATGAACACACCGACGGGCAACGCGGTCACCACGGCCGAGCACGCCATCTCGCTGATGACCGCCCTCGCCCGCAAGATCCCGCAGGCCGTCGCCTCCATGAAGGCGGGTGCGTGGGAGAAGACCAAGTTCGAGGGTCGCGAGATGACCAACAAGACGCTGGGCGTCATCGGCCTCGGCAACATCGGCCGCATCGTGGTCTCGCGCGCCCAGGGCCTGCACATGAAGGTCATCGGCATGGACCCCGTGATGACCAAGGAGAAGGCCGCGAGCCTCGGCGTCGAGCTGGTGGGCTTCGACGAGCTGCTCGAGCGCTCGGACTTCATCACGCTGCACGTCCCGCTCACGCCCGAGACGAAGGACCTCTTCAACGCGGCCGCATTCGCCAAGATGAAGACGGGCGCCATGCTCATCAACGCGGCGCGCGGCGGCATCGTCGACGAGCTGGCGCTCAAGGACGCGCTCGAGAGCGGCAAGCTCGGCGGCGCAGCCTTGGACGTCTTCGTGAAGGAGCCCATCCCGGCGGATCACCCGCTGATCAACGTCGAGAACGCGCTGCTCACGCCGCACCTCGGGGCGTCCACCGCGGAGGCGCAGGAGCGCGTCGCCGTCGAGATCGCGCAGCAGGTCGCCGAGTACCTGAAGGACAACGTCGTCAAGAACGCCATCAACGTCCCGGCGCTTCCGGCCGAGACCGCCGAGCAGCTGCAGCCCTACGTCGACCTGGCGAAGCAGCTGGGCGCACTGCTCGGCCAGCTCGAGCAGGTGGACGTCCGCGAGATCCGCGTGACCTGCACGGGGACCGCAGGCGAGCTGGGCGTCACGCCCATCGCGCGGGGCGCGCTGGCCGGGTACCTGCAGCAGCACATGGAGGAGCCCGTCAACCCCATCTCCGCGCCGTTCGAGGCCCAGGAACGCGGCATCAAGCTGGTGGAGATTCGTGACTCCGACGCACGCGGCTACAGCACCACGGTGCGGGTCACGGTCACGGGCGAGCACGGCATCCACACGGCGACCGGCACCATCGGTCAGCGCGGCGAGGCCCGCTTGGTGGGCCTCGAGGGCTACGAGATCGACGCCGTCATGGGCGGCACGACCATCGTCATGAAGAACCAGGATCGCCCGGGCGTCATCGGCGCCGTGGGAACCATCATGGGCGCGCGTGGCATCAACGTGTCGCGCATGCAGCTCGGCTTGGACGAGGAGAAAGGCCAGGCCCTCGCGCTGTGGAACGTCGACAGCGACGTCCCGGCCGACGCCCTCGAAGCCCTGCGCGCCATCCCGAACGTAGAGTCCGTGCTCTGCGTCCGCCTCTGA
- a CDS encoding protein kinase produces MSEIPHEDEPVTLFGAYKLVDRVAVGGMAEIFRAIEPRPVGEDRVICVKRMLPHLASEPGALAMFEEEARLGAHIRHPNVVQMLGFGESEGQPYLALEYVRGCDLWRLLRWVQHQGLGLPLETCSYVIQEILRGLTAIHTAHDAEGVHLGVVHRDVSPSNVLLSVHGEVKLGDLGIAQSHLSAHLPARHSGRRMGKLGYLAPEQVAGAPLDVRTDLFAVGVIAAELLMGGKPLFRGGSELAILLAIRDANTDHFDATAKSLPSPVAAFVRSLLAASPDARPGSAADAQGALAAALHEAGVSEPDAPMRKQFGDLIAHATGEYLKVTGEYPLPLDVPDIEKTPHIELSLEQLARGEAPLFPSRNPLAERDTLVPGAPAVQPDDPSVGLSNPLLTGPDGAAPVRAPRQYAICAGGEWREQLTYAQVVESVALGQLHPLDQLRLPSGDTFRLEEVPEFMRHARGGTLGSITQDSLPTLQPSTTLPADEGGIVVALGRSLLREETGLWLAEQGAVRKEIYIVDGAPVMVASNMAGELLGEYLVARGVVSRGELDMALAVMPRFEGKLGDTLVALGLVEPVHLFQHIASQVEEKLLETALWKSGVFSFYPGATAPGERFPLASGPWEILLEATRRRLMHGLDPVDVGDPHGAAVWKLGSALPRTLATSTLPGLVALALTVLRKPHSTADLLAALDDPEGRDRLRGARVLTVLAQLRVAVPSEPTRAASEPT; encoded by the coding sequence ATGAGCGAGATTCCACACGAAGACGAGCCTGTCACCCTCTTCGGAGCCTACAAGCTCGTCGACCGGGTCGCGGTCGGTGGGATGGCGGAGATCTTCCGCGCCATCGAGCCGAGGCCCGTCGGTGAGGACAGGGTCATCTGCGTCAAGCGCATGCTCCCCCATCTCGCGAGCGAACCCGGAGCGCTCGCCATGTTCGAGGAGGAGGCTCGGCTCGGGGCGCACATCCGCCACCCAAACGTCGTGCAGATGCTCGGCTTCGGGGAAAGCGAGGGCCAGCCGTACCTGGCGCTGGAGTACGTGCGCGGGTGCGACCTGTGGCGCCTCCTGCGCTGGGTCCAGCACCAAGGCCTCGGGCTCCCCCTGGAGACCTGCTCGTACGTGATCCAGGAGATCCTCCGCGGGCTCACGGCGATCCACACGGCACACGACGCAGAGGGTGTGCACCTGGGGGTGGTCCACCGTGACGTGAGCCCCTCCAACGTGCTGCTCTCGGTGCATGGCGAGGTCAAGCTGGGCGACCTCGGGATCGCGCAGAGCCACTTGAGCGCGCATCTCCCCGCGCGGCACAGCGGGCGGCGCATGGGGAAGCTCGGGTACCTCGCGCCCGAGCAGGTCGCCGGTGCGCCCCTCGACGTGCGCACCGACCTGTTCGCGGTGGGTGTCATCGCGGCCGAGCTCCTGATGGGCGGCAAGCCGCTCTTCCGGGGAGGCAGCGAGCTGGCCATCCTGCTCGCGATCCGCGACGCCAACACCGATCACTTCGACGCCACGGCCAAGAGCCTGCCCTCGCCCGTCGCGGCCTTCGTCCGCAGCCTGCTTGCCGCCAGCCCAGACGCCCGCCCGGGGTCCGCCGCCGACGCCCAGGGAGCGCTCGCGGCGGCGCTCCACGAGGCCGGGGTGAGCGAACCCGACGCGCCGATGCGCAAGCAGTTCGGCGACCTCATCGCGCACGCGACGGGCGAGTACCTGAAGGTGACCGGGGAGTACCCGCTGCCCCTCGACGTGCCGGACATCGAGAAGACCCCCCACATCGAGCTCAGCCTGGAGCAGCTGGCCCGGGGGGAGGCACCGCTGTTCCCGTCACGCAACCCCCTCGCAGAGCGGGACACCCTGGTGCCCGGGGCACCCGCCGTGCAACCCGACGACCCGAGCGTGGGCCTGTCGAACCCGTTGCTCACCGGGCCAGATGGTGCGGCCCCCGTGCGCGCGCCGCGGCAGTACGCGATCTGCGCGGGCGGCGAGTGGCGCGAGCAACTCACGTACGCCCAGGTGGTCGAGTCCGTAGCGCTCGGTCAACTGCACCCCCTCGACCAGCTGCGCCTCCCCTCGGGCGACACGTTTCGGCTCGAAGAGGTCCCGGAGTTCATGCGTCACGCGCGTGGCGGCACGCTGGGGAGCATCACGCAGGACAGCCTCCCGACGCTTCAGCCCAGCACGACGCTGCCAGCCGACGAGGGGGGCATCGTGGTCGCCCTCGGGCGCTCCCTGCTGCGAGAGGAGACAGGCCTCTGGCTCGCGGAGCAAGGGGCCGTTCGAAAAGAGATCTACATTGTGGACGGCGCGCCGGTCATGGTCGCGAGCAACATGGCGGGGGAGCTGCTGGGCGAGTACCTGGTGGCGCGAGGTGTGGTGTCGCGCGGGGAGCTCGACATGGCCCTGGCGGTGATGCCGCGCTTCGAAGGCAAGCTGGGTGACACGCTCGTGGCGCTCGGTCTGGTCGAGCCCGTGCACCTGTTCCAGCACATCGCGTCGCAGGTAGAGGAGAAGCTCCTGGAGACGGCGCTCTGGAAGAGCGGGGTGTTCAGCTTCTACCCTGGCGCGACGGCCCCGGGAGAGCGCTTCCCGCTGGCGTCGGGTCCCTGGGAGATCCTGTTGGAAGCGACCCGGCGTCGGCTGATGCACGGCCTCGACCCCGTGGACGTCGGGGACCCCCACGGTGCGGCGGTGTGGAAGCTCGGCAGCGCCCTACCCCGCACGCTCGCGACCAGCACGCTGCCTGGTCTGGTCGCGCTGGCGCTCACGGTGCTCCGCAAGCCCCACAGCACGGCTGATCTGCTAGCGGCGCTGGACGATCCCGAGGGGCGCGATCGCCTGCGCGGCGCGCGCGTGCTGACCGTCTTGGCCCAGCTGCGCGTCGCGGTCCCCAGCGAGCCCACGAGAGCCGCGTCGGAGCCGACCTAG
- a CDS encoding cytochrome c3 family protein has translation MQIFPRHLNLLPLVIAGAATVGGGVLTGAIWYYASPANLQVGYAPEQPVPYSHRLHAGEMEMDCRYCHANVERSHEAMVPPTQTCMGCHAQVHPESQRLAPVRESFESGESVEWVRVHQVPDHVFFDHSVHLAAGVGCVSCHGRVDQMEVVQIDQPISMGWCLDCHRDPGPNLRPRSEITNMDWAPDENWVAHVDEVNPPTHCSGCHR, from the coding sequence ATGCAGATCTTTCCTCGACACCTGAATCTCTTGCCACTCGTCATCGCGGGTGCAGCCACCGTCGGAGGTGGCGTGCTCACGGGCGCGATTTGGTACTACGCCTCGCCGGCCAACCTGCAGGTCGGGTACGCGCCCGAGCAGCCCGTCCCGTACAGCCACCGCTTGCACGCTGGCGAGATGGAGATGGACTGTCGCTACTGCCACGCGAACGTGGAGCGCTCGCACGAGGCCATGGTGCCGCCGACGCAGACCTGCATGGGCTGCCACGCGCAGGTGCACCCCGAGTCTCAGCGCCTCGCGCCCGTGCGTGAGAGCTTCGAGAGCGGCGAGTCGGTGGAGTGGGTGCGCGTGCATCAGGTGCCCGACCACGTGTTCTTCGACCACAGCGTCCACCTCGCCGCGGGCGTCGGCTGCGTGTCCTGCCACGGCCGCGTCGACCAGATGGAGGTCGTGCAGATCGATCAGCCCATCAGCATGGGCTGGTGTCTCGACTGTCACCGTGATCCCGGGCCCAACCTCCGCCCCCGCTCGGAGATCACCAACATGGACTGGGCTCCAGACGAAAACTGGGTTGCCCACGTGGATGAGGTCAACCCCCCGACCCACTGCTCAGGGTGCCACCGATGA
- the nrfD gene encoding polysulfide reductase NrfD — MSDETPIVEIGETYLLPQGTTVHDITEAVARVTETKAPRGWWICFLPSVSLLGLMSAVIAYLLAMGIGVWGNNAPAYWGWDITNFVWWIGIGHAGTLISAILFLFRQKWRTSINRFAEAMTVMAVLCAAMFPALHTGRPWFDYYLFPIPNQMDMWPNFKSPLMWDVFAVNTYLTISVIFWFVGLIPDFATLRDRSETMLRRRIYGFLALGWRGSHRGWQHYERAYLIFAGISTPLVLSVHSVVSFDFATSVIPGWHTTIFPPYFVAGAVFSGFALVMTMMLIVRAVFGMHNLVNIRHLDLMNKFMLGTSMIVGYAYAMEFFIAWYSGNPYEQWVFLHNRAGFARLDSLGNWGPLWWSYWAMIGCNVLVPQIFWFKKCRTSIPIMFVATILINIGMWFERFVIIVTSLTQDFLPSSWGNFHPTFVDVGLYLGTFGLFLTLFLLFVRWIPMIAIAELKATLPGAHPNLHHHHGEEHDHAHAHVSAEPAPAE, encoded by the coding sequence ATGAGCGACGAGACGCCCATTGTCGAGATCGGCGAGACCTATCTCCTCCCCCAAGGCACCACGGTCCACGACATCACGGAGGCCGTCGCTCGGGTGACCGAGACGAAGGCTCCGCGCGGGTGGTGGATCTGCTTCCTCCCCTCCGTGTCGTTGCTCGGCCTCATGAGCGCCGTCATCGCGTACCTGCTCGCGATGGGCATCGGCGTGTGGGGCAACAACGCGCCGGCCTACTGGGGTTGGGACATCACCAACTTCGTGTGGTGGATCGGTATCGGGCACGCCGGCACGCTCATCTCGGCCATCCTCTTCCTGTTCCGACAGAAGTGGCGCACCAGCATCAACCGCTTCGCCGAGGCCATGACCGTCATGGCCGTGCTCTGCGCCGCGATGTTCCCGGCGCTGCACACCGGCCGTCCCTGGTTCGACTACTACCTGTTCCCCATCCCGAACCAGATGGACATGTGGCCCAACTTCAAGTCGCCGCTCATGTGGGACGTGTTCGCCGTCAACACGTACCTCACCATCTCGGTCATCTTCTGGTTTGTCGGGCTCATCCCCGACTTCGCCACGCTGCGTGACCGCTCCGAGACCATGCTGCGCCGCCGCATCTACGGCTTCCTGGCCCTCGGCTGGCGCGGGTCGCACCGCGGCTGGCAGCACTACGAGCGCGCCTACCTCATCTTCGCCGGCATCAGCACCCCGCTCGTGCTCTCCGTGCACTCGGTCGTTTCGTTCGACTTCGCGACGTCGGTCATCCCCGGCTGGCACACCACCATCTTCCCGCCGTACTTCGTCGCTGGCGCCGTCTTCTCGGGCTTCGCGCTCGTCATGACGATGATGCTCATCGTGCGCGCGGTGTTCGGCATGCACAACCTGGTGAACATCCGGCACCTCGACCTCATGAACAAGTTCATGCTGGGTACCTCGATGATCGTCGGCTACGCCTACGCCATGGAGTTCTTCATCGCGTGGTACTCCGGCAACCCCTACGAGCAGTGGGTCTTCCTCCACAACCGCGCTGGCTTCGCGCGGCTCGACAGCCTCGGCAACTGGGGCCCGCTGTGGTGGAGCTACTGGGCCATGATCGGCTGCAACGTCCTCGTGCCGCAGATCTTCTGGTTCAAGAAGTGCCGCACGAGCATCCCCATCATGTTCGTGGCCACCATCCTCATCAACATCGGCATGTGGTTCGAGCGCTTCGTCATCATCGTGACGTCGCTCACCCAGGACTTCCTGCCCAGCTCCTGGGGCAACTTCCACCCGACGTTCGTCGACGTGGGCCTGTACCTCGGGACGTTCGGGCTCTTCCTCACGCTGTTCCTCCTCTTCGTGCGCTGGATTCCGATGATCGCCATCGCGGAGCTCAAGGCGACCCTCCCTGGCGCGCACCCCAACCTTCACCACCATCACGGCGAGGAGCACGACCACGCGCACGCGCACGTGTCGGCCGAGCCTGCCCCGGCGGAGTGA
- a CDS encoding 4Fe-4S dicluster domain-containing protein, with amino-acid sequence MSRRKSYEFQDAPAQGKIKIWRSLEELDALTADEPAARANMKREAEAERPGGFLGVDDLFKKTGKAVSAPVSRRGFIQFSTAAAAAVAIEGCARRPEANILPYVQAPESLVPGVPSHFATVTQRNGDALGIVVTSHDGRPTKVEGNALHPSSRGATDVRAQAAIWDLYDPDRAHQPTLLGEGGAREAKTYAEFDEAFGELVSGLGSGAGLRVLAPQTNSPSMLRIQQLLTQRLPGAKLYTYDSVNDDNARSGAQLLFGQPLQVHYELSRARTLLALDCDFLGIDAGAVRNGRGFGPGRAITSPDSQMSRLYAVEATHSLTGAAADHRLALPATRIDAFARALGAALEVPGVVAGDTDGIPAEWVTNVAADLREAGRAAAVLVGRNQPAHVHALVLAINAHLGAVGSSVLTSPVADAQAPRSVDSIKALAADMDGATALLILGGNPVYDAPADVDVAGILAREGLTSIHLGHGVDETGSLCTWQVPLAHELETWGDQRAVDGTIAIQQPLIAPLFGARSALELLARVAGERNWRGHGVVRNTFRQTTSPVTFERDWRAALHAGVVRNSTGTPETPTLDASLVSAALSTPAATLEGIEVQFVPDSALWDGRHANNVWAQELPDPMTKIVWDNVALVSRAYATRLGVRPQDLIRISKGERSVELPVWILPGHADDSITLTLGYGRTRAGRYVTVADGRPGATMGGGFRVEALRDSENFYFGGGFTVEKVGGHYNVVQTQTHDNMEGRPIAIDATLEQYKDEPQFASFRTVEFASTDPLWRQVNYDDQRVQPSDTTLPEVLHKWGMVIDLSSCTGCNACVAACQAENNIPAVGKREVERGREMSWLRLDRYFLGDESNPQVALQPVGCQHCEEAPCENVCPVNATAHSPEGLNDMAYNRCIGTRYCANNCPYKVRRFNYLDWHVRLDELVDEQTGNTTIPGLGYRAGTDVANFPEERKLAFNPNVTVRMRGVMEKCSYCVQRIQGARIAARREQRQLRDGDVVTACQSACPTSAIVFGDLNDPESRVSQLALRDRRYRLLAELGTQPRTTFLGKIRNPNPAFPTPAAAEATGHDGEHAAGEGQEAHQ; translated from the coding sequence ATGAGTCGCCGCAAGTCATACGAGTTCCAAGACGCCCCCGCGCAGGGGAAGATCAAGATCTGGCGTAGCCTGGAGGAGCTGGACGCCCTCACGGCCGACGAGCCCGCCGCGCGCGCGAACATGAAGCGCGAGGCGGAGGCCGAGCGCCCGGGCGGATTCCTCGGAGTCGACGACCTCTTCAAGAAGACGGGCAAGGCCGTATCGGCCCCGGTGTCCCGCCGCGGCTTCATCCAGTTCAGCACCGCCGCCGCGGCCGCCGTGGCCATCGAGGGCTGCGCGCGCCGCCCCGAGGCCAACATCCTGCCTTACGTGCAGGCGCCGGAGTCGCTGGTTCCGGGTGTCCCCTCGCACTTCGCGACGGTCACCCAGCGCAACGGTGACGCCCTGGGCATCGTGGTCACCAGCCACGACGGTCGTCCGACGAAGGTGGAAGGCAACGCGCTGCACCCGTCGAGCCGTGGTGCGACGGACGTGCGCGCTCAGGCCGCCATCTGGGACCTCTACGATCCCGATCGCGCGCACCAGCCGACGTTGCTGGGCGAGGGTGGGGCCCGTGAGGCGAAGACCTACGCCGAGTTCGACGAGGCCTTCGGGGAGCTCGTCTCCGGCTTGGGCAGCGGCGCTGGGCTGCGCGTCCTCGCGCCGCAGACCAATAGCCCCTCCATGCTGCGCATCCAGCAGCTGCTCACGCAGCGTCTGCCAGGGGCGAAGCTCTACACCTACGACTCGGTCAACGACGACAACGCTCGGTCGGGTGCCCAGCTGCTCTTCGGGCAGCCGCTTCAGGTGCACTACGAGCTCTCGCGGGCCCGGACGCTCCTCGCGCTCGACTGCGACTTCCTCGGCATCGACGCCGGCGCCGTCCGCAATGGGCGCGGCTTTGGTCCTGGGCGAGCGATCACGTCGCCAGACTCTCAGATGAGCCGTCTCTACGCCGTGGAGGCCACCCACAGCCTTACTGGGGCTGCCGCCGACCACCGCTTGGCTCTTCCTGCGACGCGCATCGATGCGTTCGCGCGCGCCCTGGGTGCCGCGCTCGAGGTGCCCGGCGTGGTCGCGGGTGACACCGACGGCATCCCGGCGGAGTGGGTCACCAACGTCGCCGCAGATCTCCGCGAGGCGGGGCGCGCCGCTGCCGTGCTGGTCGGGCGCAACCAGCCCGCCCACGTGCACGCGCTCGTGCTGGCCATCAACGCCCACCTCGGCGCGGTCGGCAGCAGCGTCCTCACCAGCCCCGTCGCCGACGCCCAGGCGCCGCGCAGCGTCGATAGCATCAAGGCCCTGGCGGCCGACATGGACGGCGCGACCGCGCTGCTCATCCTGGGTGGCAACCCCGTGTACGACGCCCCGGCGGATGTGGACGTGGCCGGCATCCTCGCCCGCGAGGGGCTGACCTCCATCCACCTCGGTCATGGTGTGGACGAGACGGGCTCGCTCTGCACCTGGCAGGTGCCGCTTGCGCACGAGCTGGAGACCTGGGGCGACCAGCGCGCCGTGGACGGAACCATCGCCATCCAGCAGCCGCTGATCGCGCCCCTGTTCGGTGCTCGCAGCGCACTCGAGCTGCTGGCGCGGGTCGCGGGCGAGCGCAACTGGCGCGGCCATGGCGTGGTGCGCAACACGTTCCGCCAGACGACCTCGCCCGTCACCTTCGAGCGTGACTGGCGCGCGGCGCTCCATGCGGGTGTCGTGCGCAACTCCACGGGCACGCCCGAGACCCCCACGCTGGACGCCAGCCTCGTGTCAGCGGCGCTCAGCACCCCTGCCGCAACGCTCGAGGGCATCGAGGTGCAGTTCGTCCCCGACTCGGCCCTCTGGGACGGTCGCCACGCCAACAACGTGTGGGCGCAGGAGCTGCCGGACCCCATGACGAAGATCGTCTGGGACAACGTCGCGCTCGTGTCGCGCGCCTACGCAACACGACTGGGTGTGCGTCCGCAGGACCTCATCCGCATCAGCAAGGGCGAGCGCAGCGTGGAGCTGCCCGTGTGGATCCTCCCCGGCCACGCGGACGACAGCATCACGCTCACCCTGGGCTACGGTCGCACCCGCGCCGGCCGCTATGTGACGGTCGCCGACGGTCGCCCCGGGGCCACGATGGGTGGCGGCTTCCGCGTCGAGGCCCTGCGTGACTCGGAGAACTTCTACTTCGGTGGCGGGTTCACGGTCGAGAAGGTGGGCGGTCACTACAACGTCGTCCAGACCCAGACCCACGACAACATGGAGGGGCGCCCGATCGCCATCGACGCGACCCTCGAGCAGTACAAGGACGAGCCGCAGTTCGCTTCGTTCCGTACGGTGGAGTTCGCCAGCACCGACCCCCTGTGGCGCCAGGTCAACTACGACGACCAGCGCGTGCAGCCCAGCGACACCACGCTGCCCGAGGTGCTGCACAAGTGGGGCATGGTCATCGACCTCAGCAGCTGCACCGGGTGCAACGCCTGCGTTGCCGCGTGTCAGGCCGAGAACAACATCCCGGCCGTGGGCAAGCGTGAGGTCGAGCGTGGCCGTGAGATGTCCTGGCTGCGCCTGGACCGCTACTTCCTCGGTGACGAGAGCAACCCGCAGGTCGCGCTGCAGCCCGTCGGGTGCCAGCACTGCGAAGAGGCGCCTTGCGAGAACGTCTGCCCGGTCAACGCCACCGCGCACAGCCCCGAGGGGTTGAACGACATGGCGTACAACCGCTGCATCGGCACGCGCTACTGCGCCAACAACTGCCCGTACAAGGTGCGCCGCTTCAACTACCTCGACTGGCACGTCCGCCTGGACGAGCTGGTGGACGAGCAGACCGGCAACACCACCATCCCGGGCCTCGGCTACCGCGCCGGCACGGACGTCGCGAACTTCCCCGAGGAGCGCAAGCTCGCGTTCAACCCGAACGTCACGGTCCGCATGCGCGGCGTCATGGAGAAGTGCAGCTACTGCGTGCAGCGCATCCAGGGTGCCCGTATCGCCGCTCGTCGCGAGCAGCGTCAGCTGCGTGACGGGGACGTCGTGACGGCCTGTCAGTCGGCCTGCCCCACGAGCGCCATCGTCTTCGGCGACCTCAACGACCCCGAGAGCCGCGTGTCGCAGCTCGCGCTGCGCGACCGCCGCTACAGGCTGCTGGCCGAGCTCGGCACGCAGCCCCGCACGACCTTCCTCGGAAAGATCCGCAACCCGAACCCCGCCTTCCCCACGCCGGCCGCCGCTGAGGCCACCGGACACGACGGCGAGCATGCAGCTGGCGAAGGCCAGGAGGCGCACCAATGA
- a CDS encoding ATP phosphoribosyltransferase regulatory subunit — protein sequence MHPDALGLVPPRGMRDIVPPASAGLKQLRSEVMRVFGLYGYDRVTTPPFELADVLERGLDAVDRRELMRFVEPHSGEVALLRPDMTPQVARIVATRLADRPAPHRLCYEGTVVRRMRHRARRRQQTLQAGIECIGWSGPAADIEVLRVADHACQQVGLRGHQFELAHVNIAATMLDLVPTTARQAVADALAQKDAFAIEARLQQAGVPARERSRVLALTELYGDVSVLRAARKRFPTGPVAVALEELGEVVDRLADVSLAAPVTVDLGELRGHSYYTGVSVTLLAEGPGAPVGTGGRYDALLARFGMPAPATGFAFDVDNLAWALRAQGESLLDRAPLRVVVVGEDGVADPLAAALRAGGLPAARMEGNAKQASAYAASWRYPLVIVAGQRSHRVLRTADEQSTRIASDAPDIIVQLTSFAHAATGAAL from the coding sequence TTGCACCCAGACGCACTGGGTCTCGTCCCACCGCGCGGCATGCGTGACATCGTGCCCCCCGCGTCTGCGGGGCTGAAGCAGCTGCGCAGCGAGGTCATGCGTGTGTTCGGGCTGTATGGCTACGACCGCGTGACCACGCCGCCGTTCGAGCTGGCGGACGTGCTGGAGCGCGGACTCGACGCGGTGGACCGACGCGAGCTGATGCGCTTCGTCGAGCCGCACAGCGGCGAGGTCGCCCTGCTGCGCCCGGACATGACGCCCCAGGTGGCGCGCATCGTGGCGACGCGCCTCGCCGACCGCCCTGCCCCGCACCGCCTCTGCTACGAAGGCACCGTGGTGCGGCGCATGCGCCACCGCGCACGCCGTCGGCAGCAGACGCTGCAGGCGGGCATCGAGTGCATCGGCTGGAGTGGTCCCGCCGCGGACATCGAGGTCCTGCGCGTCGCGGACCACGCCTGTCAGCAGGTGGGCCTCCGCGGCCACCAGTTCGAGCTGGCCCACGTGAACATCGCCGCCACCATGCTGGACCTGGTGCCCACGACGGCACGTCAGGCCGTGGCGGACGCGCTGGCGCAGAAAGACGCCTTTGCCATCGAGGCGCGCCTCCAGCAAGCGGGTGTGCCGGCGCGCGAGCGATCGCGCGTGCTGGCCCTGACGGAGCTCTATGGCGACGTGAGCGTGCTCCGCGCCGCGCGCAAGCGCTTCCCCACAGGGCCTGTGGCGGTGGCGCTCGAGGAGCTGGGCGAGGTGGTGGACAGGCTGGCAGACGTGTCCCTCGCGGCCCCCGTCACGGTGGACCTGGGCGAGCTGCGTGGTCACTCGTACTACACCGGCGTCAGCGTCACTCTGCTGGCGGAGGGCCCCGGCGCTCCCGTCGGCACGGGCGGCCGCTACGACGCCTTGCTCGCGCGCTTCGGAATGCCCGCCCCGGCCACGGGCTTCGCGTTCGACGTGGACAACCTGGCGTGGGCGCTGCGTGCCCAGGGCGAGAGTCTCCTGGACCGCGCGCCCCTGCGCGTCGTCGTCGTGGGCGAGGACGGCGTGGCCGACCCGTTGGCCGCCGCCTTGCGCGCGGGGGGGCTGCCCGCCGCGCGCATGGAAGGCAACGCCAAGCAAGCCAGCGCCTACGCGGCCAGCTGGCGCTATCCCCTGGTCATCGTCGCGGGCCAGCGCTCGCACCGGGTCCTCCGCACCGCCGACGAGCAGTCGACGCGCATCGCGAGCGACGCCCCGGATATCATCGTTCAGCTGACCTCGTTCGCCCACGCGGCGACGGGCGCGGCGCTGTAG